In one Dehalogenimonas formicexedens genomic region, the following are encoded:
- a CDS encoding class I SAM-dependent methyltransferase has product MVEPKFFETIAPLYDFLTKLFMGGTYESMRKRMLNEDTSQMEILDLCCGTGYISNTINAKRIVGLDQSDAMLARNAKVKRPNKELIKGNAYQVQFKDGEFDRIYNSSASHEFKLFSRLLQKSYQALKPGGKIIIFDIYQPKNRILSFFMNTFVRYVVERGIMFVHTKEEWRQMLTEAGFEVEELESVRGLYIFVKAVKPLQGKLPLTAAG; this is encoded by the coding sequence ATGGTAGAACCGAAGTTTTTTGAAACGATCGCGCCGCTGTATGACTTTCTGACCAAGCTTTTCATGGGCGGCACTTACGAGAGCATGAGGAAGCGCATGCTTAATGAGGATACCTCGCAGATGGAAATACTGGACCTGTGCTGCGGCACCGGCTACATCAGCAATACGATCAATGCCAAGCGCATCGTCGGCCTGGATCAGTCTGACGCCATGCTGGCCAGGAACGCCAAGGTCAAGCGCCCCAACAAAGAACTGATCAAGGGCAACGCCTACCAGGTACAGTTCAAGGACGGCGAATTCGACCGGATTTATAATTCCAGCGCGTCACACGAATTCAAGCTGTTTTCACGACTGCTGCAGAAAAGCTACCAGGCGTTGAAACCCGGCGGCAAGATCATCATCTTCGATATCTACCAGCCGAAAAACCGCATATTGTCGTTCTTCATGAACACCTTCGTCCGCTACGTAGTCGAACGCGGCATCATGTTCGTCCATACCAAGGAAGAATGGCGGCAGATGCTGACCGAGGCCGGGTTCGAAGTCGAAGAGCTCGAATCTGTCCGCGGCTTGTATATCTTCGTGAAAGCGGTCAAACCCCTGCAGGGGAAACTGCCTTTAACGGCAGCGGGTTAA
- a CDS encoding GatB/YqeY domain-containing protein: MSLKETLPVELKEALRSGDKVKLNTIRLILSAINYAEIEQQKQLDDPGVHAVIAKMIKQRKESIEAFKAGNRQDLVDKEQAELNILESYMPKQLSREEIVAEARKVIAEVGANKPQDMGKVMGKLTPMLRGKADGKEIAAVVTELLKQ, encoded by the coding sequence ATGAGTCTTAAAGAAACCCTGCCCGTTGAATTAAAGGAAGCCCTGCGCTCCGGCGATAAGGTAAAACTAAATACGATCCGCCTGATCCTTTCGGCCATCAATTACGCCGAGATCGAGCAGCAGAAACAGCTGGACGATCCCGGAGTTCACGCCGTCATCGCCAAGATGATCAAGCAGCGGAAAGAAAGCATCGAGGCGTTCAAGGCCGGCAACCGGCAGGACCTGGTGGACAAGGAACAGGCCGAACTCAACATCCTCGAGAGCTACATGCCGAAGCAGTTGAGCCGCGAAGAGATTGTCGCCGAAGCCAGGAAAGTTATTGCCGAGGTCGGCGCCAACAAACCGCAGGATATGGGCAAGGTAATGGGCAAACTAACCCCGATGCTACGTGGCAAGGCTGACGGTAAAGAGATAGCGGCGGTGGTGACGGAGCTGCTGAAACAGTAA